In Caloramator mitchellensis, one DNA window encodes the following:
- a CDS encoding PRK06851 family protein — MVKSRYYLASANTSAGFVNYFDYVLRDAQRVYIIKGGPGTGKSTFMRLIGEDLLKEGMSVDFVYCSADKDSLDAIVVNDLNVVIVDGTAPHVIDPKYPGAVERLLDFGEYWDIDYLRSRKEIIKFYIDEIENQYKSFFKHMKNAKGIHDKWEKEYLKGMDFKKADEITEKLINEVVRGRTHKKSKEWHRFAGAMTPQGQVCFYENLTQDIKNRYIVKGRPGTGKSTMTKKIAQAALNSGYDVEFYHCAFDPSSIDMIVIRELDFALLDGTAPHVFDPHGNDKLVDMFECINTEIVHEDKEPIKAIEQEYAEEIGKAKKIYSNIKQLHDELEKYYINAMDFNNVNALRIRITKTLLEMYKVIK; from the coding sequence ATGGTTAAATCAAGATACTATCTTGCAAGTGCAAACACTTCTGCTGGATTTGTAAATTATTTTGACTATGTTCTAAGGGATGCTCAGAGGGTTTATATTATAAAAGGAGGCCCTGGAACAGGAAAATCAACTTTTATGAGGCTTATTGGTGAAGACCTGCTTAAAGAGGGAATGAGCGTTGACTTTGTTTATTGCTCGGCCGATAAAGACTCACTTGATGCAATTGTTGTTAACGATTTAAATGTTGTAATCGTCGATGGAACCGCACCACACGTCATTGACCCTAAATATCCAGGGGCAGTTGAAAGACTTTTAGACTTTGGAGAATACTGGGATATAGACTATTTAAGAAGTAGAAAAGAGATTATTAAGTTCTACATTGACGAGATAGAAAATCAATATAAATCGTTTTTTAAGCATATGAAAAACGCAAAGGGAATACATGACAAGTGGGAAAAGGAATATTTAAAGGGAATGGACTTTAAAAAGGCTGATGAGATTACAGAAAAGTTGATAAATGAAGTTGTTAGAGGAAGAACGCATAAGAAATCAAAGGAATGGCATAGATTTGCAGGGGCTATGACGCCTCAAGGGCAAGTATGCTTCTATGAAAATTTAACTCAGGATATAAAGAATAGGTATATCGTAAAGGGAAGACCGGGCACAGGTAAGTCAACAATGACTAAAAAAATAGCACAGGCTGCCTTAAACAGTGGTTATGATGTTGAGTTTTATCATTGTGCATTTGACCCTTCAAGTATTGATATGATAGTTATAAGGGAACTTGATTTTGCTTTGCTAGATGGAACAGCACCACATGTATTTGACCCTCATGGAAATGATAAGCTTGTTGATATGTTTGAATGTATAAATACAGAAATAGTCCATGAGGACAAGGAGCCAATTAAAGCTATTGAACAGGAATATGCCGAAGAAATAGGAAAGGCAAAGAAGATATATTCTAATATTAAGCAACTGCATGATGAACTAGAGAAATATTATATTAATGCAATGGATTTCAATAATGTAAATGCTTTAAGAATCAGAATTACAAAGACTTTACTTGAAATGTATAAGGTAATAAAATAA